The sequence GCCGAAAGCGAAGAAAGCGTTGATGACCACGTCCGGTTTCCACCTGTTGGATCGCCAGAACATCAATTACCCGGTTGTCCAGTTGAACAACGCTGCGGTGACTTACTACAGCCCGGTCGCCACGTTGGTCGAACTGAAGGTCAACAAAGGTTCGGCAGAAGTCGAGGTGCTCAATCACCATTCGTGGGTCGAGTGCGGTCGTGTGCTGGTCGAAGAACTGGTCAAGGGCCAGCTCGAAGGCGGTATCGCCATGGGCATCGGCCACGCCTTGATGGAAGAGATGCCGCTGTATGAAGGCGGGCCGGGGGAGGGTGACTGGAACTTCAACCGTTACCGTCTGCCGATGGCGCGTCACGTTGCCGTGTGGAAGCAGACTGCGGAGATTCTGCCGCCGCTGTCGCCAAGCGATCCGTCGAAAGGCATCGCCGAAGTGGTGATGATCCCGATTGTCGGTGCCATCGGTAACGCCGTGGCGCACGCCATCGGTAAACGTGTTCGCGATCTGCCCATCACTGCTGCGCGCATCAAGGAGGCCCTCAATGGCTAACCGTCCGCTTCAACTGACCCTCAATGGTCAATCCGTCGGCCCGGTGGACATCCCTGATGACCTGCCGATGATCGACTACCTGCACGAATACAAAAACCTCACCGGTTCGCGTCTGGGCTGTGGCCAGGGCATCTGCCACGCCTGCGTGGTGATCGTCGATAACCCGGACGGCACCAGTGAAGAAGTACGCACCTGCATCACTGGCGCGCATTACTTCGAGGGCAAGAAAGTCCGTACCATCGAATCGCACGCCAAGCGCGACGAGGCGGGCCAGGTCACCGAGCTGAACCCGATCCAGCAGCGCTTTGTCGACGAGTTCGCGTTCCAGTGCAGCTACTGCGCGCCGGGCTTCGTCAACGCCGCGACCGTGCTGGTCGAAAAGCTGCAGCGCCAGCCGACCGTACAAAGCAAGCTCGAACAAGTCATCGAGGACAGCCTCGGCCACCACGTCTGCCGTTGCACCGGGTACGTGCGTTATTACAACGCCACCCGCAACGTGCTGACCGATCTCGGCCTGGTCAAGGAGGGTTAAGCATGAAGCTTTTTCTGACCCGCCTGACCCTGGCGGTCGGCCTCGCTGCGCCGGTGTTGTTTGCCCATGCCGATGATCAGGTCAAGCGCGGCGAGTATCTCGCTCGAGCCGCTGACTGCATGGCCTGCCACACGGCAGCGGGCGGCGCGCCGTTTGCCGGCGGCCTGCCGATCGTCTCGCCGTTCGGCACGATCTATGGCACCAACATCACCCCGAGCAAAGAGCACGGCATCGGTCTGTACAACGATGACGAGTTCTTCGCCGCGCTGACCGAAGGCAAGCGTCGCGATGGCGCGAACCTGTATCCGGCGATGCCGTACACCTCGTATCACTTGATGCCGCGTGCAGATTCGGATGCGATTCATGCGTACCTGAAAACCATCGAGCCGATCGAGCGCGCAGCTCCGGTCACCAGCCTGAGCTTTCCGTTCAACGTACGTCCGGGTCTGATTGGCTGGAACATGATGTACGGGAAAGCGCTGAAGCTGGAGCCGGCCGAAGGCAAAAGCGAAGCCTGGAAGCGTGGCCAGTACATGGTCGAAGTGCTCGGTCACTGCGGCGAATGCCACACTCCGCGCGGTCTGCCCGGTGCGATGCAACTGGACAAGCGCCTCACGGGCGGCATCCTCAATGGTTATCTGGCGCCGAGCCTGCTGGCCACGGATCTGGCCGCTCGCGGCTGGAACGAGCAGGATCTGGGCACGTTCCTCAAGCACGGCATGAGTGCGCAGGGGACGATGTTCAACGAGATGTTCCCAGTGTTCCATAACAGCACCCAAGGCCTGAGCGATACGGATCTGGCGGCGATGGCGACGTTCCTGCTCGGCGACAAACCGCCGGCAGCCAAAGCGCTGGTTGAAGTGCCGGTGGAGAAACTCAGCGCCAGTGCCCAGCGCGGCCAGCAGGAATACCTGAACGTCTGCGCCGGTTGTCATGCGGTCGGTGGCGAAGGCAAGCCGCACATTGCGGTGGCCATGCGCGGCAACACCACGTTGCGTCTGGAAGACCCGCGCAACCTGTTGCGGGTGATCGAGGATGGTATCGGCGAGCAGAAGTTCTCCGGTTTCGAGCACATGCAACCGATGCCGGGTTTCGCCGACAAGCTCAAGCCTGAACAACTGACCGACCTGCTCAACTACTTGCGTCAAGGTTGGGGCGGTCAGTCGGCTGAACTGGCGGTGAGCGACGTGCAGAAACTGCAAGCCGACGCACCGTCCATCGAGCACAAGGCGCACTGACATGCAGCATCTCGATCTACAAGTGGTGCGGCGAGCGCTGGAGTGGTCGGTGGCGGGGCAGCGCATCTGGCTCTGCACCGTGCTGACCACCTACGGTTCGGCACCGCGTGCGCCGGGTTCGCTGCTGGCGGTGAATGACGGCGGACAGTGGATCGGCTCGCTGTCGGGTGGCTGCGTTGAAGAGGATTTTCTCGAACGCGTTGCCGAGGGGGCGTTTCTCGATGCAGTCAATGTCGTGCGTTACGGCGAAGGCGACGATCCGCGCTCGCGGGTCAGTCTGCCCTGTGGCGGCATTCTCGATGTGCTGGTAGAGAAATTTGACGCTGGCTGCGAGGTGCAGGCGCATCTGCGCGAATTGGAGTCGGCGCTGCTTGGTCAGCGTCGCTTGATTCGCGAGGTTGATCTGGCCAGTGGTGCGCGCACTCTGTTCGCTGATCGCGAGCAGGGTGCGCGGATCGAGCGTGAGATTGATCGGGTGCGGATTCGCGTTGGCGCGGCGCAGCGTTTGTTGCTCGCCGGCTATTCCAGCGTGGCGCAGGCGTGTGCCGAATTTGCCGTCGGCCTCGGGTTTGAAGTGATTCTCTGTGATCCTCGCGATGAAGTGCTGGAAGGCGTGGTGCTGGGTGGCGTTGAGATTCGTCGGCAATTGCCGTCGGTGTTTATTGCTGACGGTGGTTGTCATCGTGATACGGCGGTCGTCGCGCTGACGCATGATCCGCGTATCGACGATCTGGCAATGATGGAAGCGGTGCGCACAGAGGCGTTCTACATTGGCGTAATGGGGTCGCTGCAAACATCGCAGAAGCGCTTCGAGCGGTTACGTCGGATTGGCGGCTTGGGGGAGGCTGAGCTGGCGCGGATTCATGCGCCGATTGGTCTTAATCTTGGCAGCAAGACGCCGGCGGAAATCGCCCTGGCGGTGCTGGCGGATATCCTGCGCATCCGTAGCGGGATTGCTCGGGATCAGCTCTGAAACCGTTCAGTGTTGAATAAAAGGGCCGCTGTTCAGCGGCCCTTTTTTACATCCCGAATTTGTCGCGTAAGCCGTAATACCAAGCGCCCAACGCAGCAAACGGCGTGCGTAACAGTTGCCCGCCGGGGAACGGGTAGTGCGGCAAGTCGGCAAACGCATCGAAGCGCTCAGCCTGACCGCGCAACGCTTCGGCGAGGACTTTGCCTGCCAAATGCGTGTAGGTCACGCCATGGCCGCTGCAGCCTTGCGAGTAATAGATGTTGTCGCCCAGGCGCCCAACCTGTGGCAAGCGCGACAGGGTCAGCAGGAAATTTCCGGTCCAGGCGTAGTCAATCTTCACATCCTTGAGCTGGGGGAACGCCTTGAGCATTTTCGGGCGGATGATCGCCTCGATGTTCGCCGGATCACGTGCGCCATACACCACGCCGCCGCCGAAGATCAGGCGCTTGTCACCCGTGAGGCGGTAGTAGTCGAGCAGGTAGTTGCAGTCTTCAACGCAGTAGTCCTGCGGCAGCAGCGCTTTCGCCAGCTCGTCTCCCAGCGGTTCGGTGGTGATCACTTGCGTGCCGCATGGCATCGATTTGGCCGCCAGTTCCGGTACCAGGTTGCCGAGATAGGCATTGCCGGCGACGATGATGAACTTGGCCCTGACCTTGCCTTGCGGCGTATGCACCACCGGATTGGCACCGCGCTCGATGCGCACGGCGGGTGACTGTTCATAGATAGTACCGCCGAGGGATTCAATCGCAGCCGCTTCGCCGAGCGCGAGGTTCAGCGGATGAATATGCCCGCCGCTCATGTCGAGCATGCCACCGACGTATTGATCGCATGCCACCACTTCGCGAATACGGCGTTGGTCGAGCAATTCGAGTTGTGTATGGCCGAAGCGCTCCCAGAGGCGTTTCTGCGATTCCAGATGGCCCATCTGCTTGGCGGTAAGGGCTGCGAATACGCCGCCGTCCTTCAGATCGCACTGGATGTTGTACTTGGCCACACGCTCGCGAATGATCCGGCCACCCTCGAACGCCATATGTCCGAGTAGCTGCGCTTGCTTGGGGCCGACGCTGCGCTCGATCACGTCGATGTCGCGGCTATAGCTGTTAACGATCTGCCCGCCATTGCGCCCCGAAGCGCCGAAACCGACCTTGGCCGCTTCCAGCACGGTGACGCGAAAACCGTTTTCCAGCAGAAACAGGGCAGAGGACAATCCGGTATACCCGGCGCCGATCACACAGACGTCCGTCTCCACATCATCCTGCAAGGCAGGGCGTGGCGGTACGGCATTGGCCGACGCAGCGTAATAAGACTCTGGGTAAGGGGTGTTCGCCATCCTGCAGCCTCTGTTTAATATATTTTACGAGTGCGTCGATCCTACCCGAGTTGAAAAACCTCCGCCAGCCACCGGAAAATCTTCGTCGGAGCCCCGAAATTAAATATTTTGCATATTCATAGGGTTAGGTGAAAAAAAGGTGTTGACACCCCTCCGGAATTCCGTAGAATGCCGCCTCACAGCAGGCACGTAGCTCAGTTGGTTAGAGCACCACCTTGACATGGTGGGGGTCGTTGGTTCGAGTCCAATCGCGCCTACCAAACAAAATCCGCTCTGCTGGGCGGTCTGGAAGGGCTCACCGAAAGGTGGGCCCTTTTTTGTTGTCTGCGATTTGTAAAACGTTTGCAAAACCCCCATCTCAGAACAGCTAATTCGGGTCTGGTCAGGGGCCTCCGATAACATCGCAAGATTATCAATCCAGGCATTATCAATGAAGACATGGATGGCAGTAGGGATAGTACTAGCGGCTATGCAGGCAAGCGGTACGGTATATGCCGACGATAGTGGGGATGGGGTGAAATTTTTAAAGTCTTGCAAAGGACTCCTAAACTACTGGGATGGTAAGCCGACGGAGGCTAGCTATGATGCAGGAGCCATGGGCTACTGCGTGGGAGTCGTACGAGGTGTCCGCGGCACCCTGCAAATTCTTGGCAGCGAATTAAAGGACGGCCGTCTTAAGGTGTGCCTGCCTGAGGATTACACAGAGCAGGCTGGAGTTCGCTCAGTCGTTAACTACCTTGATGATCATCCTGAAAAATTGACGTCCTTAGTTGAGAGCGTCACGATGCTGGCGCTCCGCTCTTCATATCCCTGTAGATAACGGCGGCGCCGCAGTTTCAAATCCGCAGTCACTATCATGTAGACCGGGGCGGCTATGATTTTTCGACTTCTCGGGTAATCCCTTGATGGTGTGCTGCTCGAGGTCAACGCCCGACTTCAGCTACAGCACAATATCCTCCCGCCGCTGGAGGCTCAGGTATCTGAGTTACCTTTCGAGAAATTCACCTAAGTTGTTTAGGTAGTTCATGTTGCGATTCGAGATTTTCAGTAATGGGCAAAGTATCGGGTGGTCCGATCTCGAGCTTGGCGATCCGCCTATGGGGGTTGCCTTTGGTGTGTTTGTACCAAGTCCTGACTACTCCAGCTTCCAGCAGCAAATCAGAGCCTCTACTCAGCGTGACCAGAGACACTTCAACTTTGCTGTTCACATTGTGGAAGGGCGGCAGATTCGTGCCTCCGGCGTGTCCATTGCAGACTACTCGGCTGATTGTGGGCCGGATGCAATAGAGATCACCGTTCTAGGTATCGAGTACCCGGACTATGGTGAGATTTTTCCAGAGCACGTTGACGCTTATCGGCACCAATTTGATGTCTAGCTGTATCAGCAATTGAGAGTCTTGGATGGTTTACGGATCTATCGCTGCGCAGGTTATGGCGAGGGATGCTGATCCACTGTGAGTGGTACTTCATCGTTTTGCGGTCCTTGCTGAATTGCGCGCGCATGTCTTCGTTGTGCGCCCATCATGATCGAGTTGCTGCATCGTCGAGCCGGGCAGTTAGCTGACGATTCGCCCGTTCGTCGCCAGCTACCTTTAAAAAAGTGTGGATATTGAACAGGTTACGACTGTTACTAACCAACCGGTTATCAAAAAAACGTTGTTACTGTTGGTGGAATTAAGTAACATCCGCCCCGCGTTCACCACCACGGTTTATGCATTTTTAAATCCCAAGCTTCCATCAGCTGCTTGGGATTTTTTTTGCCTGCGATTTGGCATCTGCTGTTTCAAATTCTCCTCGCAATGCGTCATCGCGCCCGACGATTGCGCCGCAAGCAAGTCCCTGCTTTTTCGACTACTACTGACTGGCCGATTTTCAACTCATCTTGATGGGGGTGTATCGATGCTGGTTCATTGGTTTCTTGCAGCTATTCATCTACTGGCTTTTGCCCTGGGCTTTTGGGCGGTTCTGACTCGAGGGACGGCATTCAGCCGCCTTGCTGCTGGCGCAGGTGAGGCAAGGCGCGTTTTGCTCGCCGATAATCTATGGGGTATTTCTGCGTTGATTCTGTTGGTGACAGGTGGAATGCGGGCGTTTGGTGGCTTTGAAAAGGGCACTGACTATTACCTTCATCAGCCACTGTTTCATCTGAAGATGACGCTGTTTGTGCTGATACTGATTGTCGAGCTCGCCCCGATGATCACGTTGATCAAGTGGCGGATCGCGTCCGCACGTGGCGCAGCAGTCGACACCGGACGCGCGAAACTGTACGCGCGAATCAGTCATGTCGAGGCGTTGCTTTTGGTGCTGATGGTGATTGCGGCCACGGGCATGGCGCGAGGCGTGACATTCGGTTAGAGGGCGAATTCTCTGCGCGCTATCGGAAACGTCCGACAGCCAGTCTCGGGGATGGCAGGTAGTATCGGGCGGCAAGGAGATAGTGGGGGGATGTAGTGGAATCGGAATTGGATTTGGTGCGTCAGGCGCCGTGCCCAGCAGAGTGGGGAGCGGATGGCAATACGGCGCGTGAATCTCTAGCCAGTCATTCCACAAGGTAAACGGACTGGCTACTGACTGCGATTGGTTCAGGGAGTTTGTGGCTTGTCCGGGGCGGTCAGGCCAGCCTGAATACGCTGGTAAATCTCTTCACGGTGAACGGCAACGTTTTTCGGAGCGTTGATACCAATGCGAACCTGTTGGCCGCTTACGCCCAGAATGGTGATAGTGATGTCATCACCGATGTTTATGCTTTCACCGACTTTGCGGGTGAGTATCAGCATGGTCTTCTCCTTGATTGCTTTGTAGGGCACCTGATTCAGACAGTGCAGAGGTCGGTGGTACGTATAGATTAGTGCGAAGTCTCACGGTTTGGGTGCCTCTTTCTGACGCGCAGAAGCGGCATTAATTCCCAGGGCGTAACTATACAGAGGCTGCAACCATCAATCTCGTTGTTTTGTGCCCATTTTGCGGGGCTCGCGAAGTATTTATGAATGATAAGATCGCGGCTTTGAGAATTTCGAGGAAAGCGTTGTGCGCAAATTGGTTTGGGTAGTCGCGGCACTGGTATTGGCAGGGTGTGGCGAAGGCAAGAACGTAGACGCACCGAAACCACAGTCGGCCGCAGTGACGGCACCGGCGGCGGTTGCACCACAATGGGATCTCGAGGTGCGCGGCGAAACTCCGCAGGCTGTCAGCGATCTGAGCGGCTGGTTGATTGAGCACGCCTTCGTGCCTACGGTGATCAAGGACAGCAGTGGCAAAGCGCGAATTCTGATTGGTCCTTTCAACTCGCAAGCCGAAGCTGAAGCCCGAAAAGTACAAGTGGATGCCGCTCTGGTGAAAGCCAAGAAGCAGAATATTGAATCGGTGGTGATCGAGCACCCGCTCACGCCGTAACTGCTGCAGTTCAGCGGAGCGACCTAAAGGACCTCGGATGTGGCTCGTCTTATACGAGTCAGTCACGATTTTCCGAAGGAGCTCCGCATGGCCTCCGCCAATCCTTACAAGCTGTTCGACGTCATCCTGCATCGCAAAACCTTACTCAGCCCGCACATGATGCGGATCACGCTGGCCAGTCCTGCCGTTAAGGAAATGGCCACTTGGGCGCCGGATCAAAGGGTCAAACTGTTTTTTTCTGCGGCTGATGGTTCGCCTGCCAGGCTTGCTCAGGGCGAAGGTTGGTACGCCCGCTTCAAGGCAATGATTGCCGATCGACGTCCGGCCATGCGCACTTACACCATTCGCCATTTGCGTGCAGAACAAGGCGAAGTGGATATTGATTTCGTCCTGCATGGTGAAACCGGGCCGGCTTCGCGTTGGGCGCTTCGGGCGCAGCCCGGTGATTCGATGCAGATTCTCGCCCCGGATCGCCGCTTTTCAGCACGGGACGCCGGAGGATTCGAATGGAAGCCGCCGCAGATCCTCAAGCAGGTTCTGCTGGTCGCCGACGGCACGGCGCTACCTGCGGCCATGGGCATTCTTGATGAGTTGGCTGCTATGGCCGAGCCGCCCCTGACGCAGGCGTTCTTCGAGGTCGACAGTCCTGAAGATATGCTGCCGGTTCCCGATTGGGCGGGGCTGACGGTGCAGTGGCTGATCCGGGGCCAGGCCAGTGCTGGTACGTTGATGGTGGCGGCGGTACAGAAAGCGGTTCCACCCATTCATGCCTCATCCATCGGCCAGGCTGTCGAGTTGGCCGAGGTCGATATCGATAAAGAGATTCTTTGGGAAATAGCCGAGACAGCCAGTGAGGGTTTCTATGGCTGGATCGCTGGAGAAAGCGCTGCGGTGATGAGCCTGCGCAGGTACTTGATTAAAGAATGCGGGATCGCGCGGCAGTCGCTCAACCTGATGGGGTATTGGCGCTACAACAAGGCAGGCAGCTAGCCACAAAAAAGGCCTCGGACATGACGTTCGAGGCCTTTTCTTTTAAGTGTCGATCAACCGCAGGCTTTCATGTTCACCGGACCGACAAACTCATTGCCGCGTCCCATCACGCACGCCACGCTCTGATTGCGCTGACGCTCCCAGTCCTGCACCGGGTAAGTCTTGTCCCACGCTTCATACAATTGTCGATCCTGCTTCGACAGGCGCAAGCCGTATTGCTTGCTCATGTAGAAGTAAGTCCGGGCGATCATGCCGCGAATCGACGGGCGAGGCATGACCTTCTTCGCCTTGAAGTCGACCTGGGTCAGGCATGAGCCGTACTGCCCGGACTGCACTGGCAACCAACCGTAGCTGAAGTTGCTGCGATCGCCATTGACCTCGCCAATGCTCGGCACCAGGTTATGCAGATCGGCTTCAGCCTTCTGATAGCTGGGGTCGTAACGGGTGCAGTTCTTGCGTCCACCTTCCTGCCAGCATTGGCGCTGATGGCCGAATTGCCAGGCGGGCACGATGTGCTCCCATTCGATGCGTGATGCACGTTTGGCGTTCTTGCGTGGTACATAACCGCAGGCTTTCAGATCAACCTTGTTGCCGGTGTATTTGCACCCGCAGTAAAACTCTGTGGACTGTGGTGCGTAAAGCTTCCAGGCGACCTTCTTGGCTTCGGTAAATGTGCGGGGTGCGCCAGCCTGCGCCCCCATGGTGATGAACAGCAACAACAATGCAAAACAGCGGACACTCATTGAATCAATCTTCCTTCGGTACAACCCAAAAAATCTGCACGCCACCGTCGTCGCGATAGGCGAGGGTGACGTTGTCGTTCTCGTCGATTTCCTCGAGCAGGCGCTCCCACTCATCCATCGGTTCGTCCGGCAGACGGAAGATCAGTGCGGCTTTGGCTTTTTGGGCGGTGGGAGAATTGATGATTTTCTGAACGCGCATACCCATGCGTTCGTAAGCGTCAGGAGCATCAGGGGAGGTGGCCACGAGGTTATCCTTATTAAGCTGTACGTGCATACAGTATTTAACTGTAAGCATTTTCGCAACTGCTTAAAATTCAAGAAAATCCTCTGACAGCGCTTTTCCTGTTTTGGTGTAGGCCGTGTCGATTTTTTTGTGGGAAAAATGCGAGAGCGTTGTAGGTGACACACCACCCGCCCTAGAGCGAGTGGTGTGCAGGGTGCCCGATCAGGAATGGATCGGGCGAAGATCAATCAGTATTCCCAGAACATCCGTTGCAGCTCTTTGCTGTCATTGGTTTTGGTCAGGGCGACCATCGCCAGGATGCGGGCTTTTTGCGGGTTCAGGTCGTGTGCAACAACCCAGTCGTACTTGTCGTCTGGCTGTTCGGCGTTACGCAGAACGAAGCCGCCAGCATTGACGTGGGACGAGCGAATGATTTGCACGCCATCCTTGCGCAGTGCTTGCAGGGCTGGAACAACGCGGGAGGACACCGAGCCGTTACCGGTACCGGCGTGGATGATCGCCTTGGCACCGGACTGTGCGAGAGCCTTGTAGGCAGTGTCGCTGACGTTGCCGTAGGAATAGGCGATTTCTACGTCAGGAAGGCTCTTGATGTTTTTGATGTCAAATTCCGAATCCATGGTGTGACGCTTGGCTGGCAAGCGGAACCAGTAGGATTTGCCTTCAACCACCATGCCCAATGGACCCCAGGCGCTTTTGAACGCTTCGGTCTTGATGTTGATCATTTTGCTGACATCGCGACCGGACTGGATTTCATCATTCATGGTCACCAGTACGCCTTTGCCGTGCGCTTCTTTGCTGCTGGCCACGGCCACGGCGTTGTACAGGTTGAGCATGCCGTCTGCAGACATGGCGGTGCCCGGACGCATCGAGCCGACGACGATGATCGGCTTGTCGGTTTTTTCCACCAGGTTGAGGAAGTAAGCGGTTTCTTCCAGGGTGTCGGTGCCGTGGGTGATGACGATGCCGTCGACGTCTTTGCTGTCGGCCAGTTCGGCTACACGACGACCCAATTGCAGCAGGTTTTCGTTGGTGATGCTTTCCGAGGCAATCTGCATGACTTGTTCGCCACGCACATTCGCCAGTTTGCTCAGCTCGGGAATACCGGCGATCAATTGTTCGACACCCACCTTGGCCGCCTGGTAGGTGGCGCTGTTGGCGGCGCTCGCGCCAGCACCGGCAATGGTGCCGCCCGTAGCAAGTACCACAACGTTAGCGAGCTTGGTCTGGGTTTCGACTTCTTTTGCCTGGAGGGCGGTGGGCAGGAGCAGGAGGAGGGCCAAAGCGCCCGGAACCAAAGTATTGAAAGCAGATTTCATTATTTTTCTCTCTAGTAGTGAGACGGTGCTGATGCAGGTTCATCTAGATGCACCCCAAGCCGATCTGGATTCTTGGGATGCGATGAAGGGAGCAGGATCTGTACCAGCGCTACTTTGCGTTAGAAAAATGTTTAACCTGATGATTTGCATCAAGATTTTCTCAGTTTGAAAATCCTGCGCACCATCCTCTATCCGGGTTTCCGAACAATGGACGCCTTCGCGTTCGGCTCTCCGAAAAGGACTACTGCTTCTGTCGAGTGATTCGGGTTGCCGGTTTGGGTTTTTCTGCTAAAGAAAGCTTCGCGCAGGCCGATGGGTGTTCAAGGAAACTAAAAGGTAGGGAGTTCACATGTCACTGACGGTCGGTTTTTCAAATCCCGGTGCAGTCACCATCGGCGGCAAAACCGCAGCGACGATCAACGCATTGAGCGAGGCAGAGGCGGACGCCTCTGCCGAGGCGCTGGGTACGGAGAAAGATCAAGGCAACCAGGTCAGAACCGGTGGAGCTGCCGCGCCAGAAGACAGCAAGGCTGAAAGCGGCGACAACCTGAGCGTCACGGTCAAGATGTTGCTCAAGCGCATGCAGGAACTGCAGAAGCAACTTCAGGAGCAGCAACAACAACTGGCGGCCGCACAAGCCAAGACCTATCCGACGCCTGAGGCCAAATCGCAAGCGGTGATGTCCATTCAGGGGCAAATCGCGCAAACCAGCGCTGCAATGGCAGAAGTGGCCGGTGCACTGGTCAAGGAAATGACCAAGAGTTCTACCAGCGGTAACCTGGTCAGCACCACGGCATAAGCAGCGAAGGGGCGACTCCGACGATTCGCCCTACAACAAATGACGATTTCTGATTGTTGACAAATGTCGGCGGGATTCGCATAGTTCGGTCTACGCAAACGTTTGCGTGGCGCTCCCGGCGCTTTATGGCCCGGCAGAAAGCCAAGTAGCTTACGCCAGCGCAAGCGTTGCTCACAATAATCATAAGATCGGAGTGAACCCATGAAGCTGCCATTCGCTGGACGTCTTCTTGCTGTCGCTATGCTGGCTGCCACAGCCGCCGCACTACCTGTCTCCTCGGCATTCGCCGAATCCGCCGAAAAACCTAAAGTCGCGCTGGTCATGAAGTCTCTGGCCAACGAATTCTTCCTGACCATGGAAGATGGCGCCAAGGCCTACCAGAAAGAACACTCCGCCGATTTCGACCTGATCTCCAACGGTATCAAGGACGAAACCGA comes from Pseudomonas sp. RU47 and encodes:
- a CDS encoding (2Fe-2S)-binding protein; translation: MANRPLQLTLNGQSVGPVDIPDDLPMIDYLHEYKNLTGSRLGCGQGICHACVVIVDNPDGTSEEVRTCITGAHYFEGKKVRTIESHAKRDEAGQVTELNPIQQRFVDEFAFQCSYCAPGFVNAATVLVEKLQRQPTVQSKLEQVIEDSLGHHVCRCTGYVRYYNATRNVLTDLGLVKEG
- a CDS encoding c-type cytochrome, producing the protein MKLFLTRLTLAVGLAAPVLFAHADDQVKRGEYLARAADCMACHTAAGGAPFAGGLPIVSPFGTIYGTNITPSKEHGIGLYNDDEFFAALTEGKRRDGANLYPAMPYTSYHLMPRADSDAIHAYLKTIEPIERAAPVTSLSFPFNVRPGLIGWNMMYGKALKLEPAEGKSEAWKRGQYMVEVLGHCGECHTPRGLPGAMQLDKRLTGGILNGYLAPSLLATDLAARGWNEQDLGTFLKHGMSAQGTMFNEMFPVFHNSTQGLSDTDLAAMATFLLGDKPPAAKALVEVPVEKLSASAQRGQQEYLNVCAGCHAVGGEGKPHIAVAMRGNTTLRLEDPRNLLRVIEDGIGEQKFSGFEHMQPMPGFADKLKPEQLTDLLNYLRQGWGGQSAELAVSDVQKLQADAPSIEHKAH
- a CDS encoding XdhC family protein; protein product: MQHLDLQVVRRALEWSVAGQRIWLCTVLTTYGSAPRAPGSLLAVNDGGQWIGSLSGGCVEEDFLERVAEGAFLDAVNVVRYGEGDDPRSRVSLPCGGILDVLVEKFDAGCEVQAHLRELESALLGQRRLIREVDLASGARTLFADREQGARIEREIDRVRIRVGAAQRLLLAGYSSVAQACAEFAVGLGFEVILCDPRDEVLEGVVLGGVEIRRQLPSVFIADGGCHRDTAVVALTHDPRIDDLAMMEAVRTEAFYIGVMGSLQTSQKRFERLRRIGGLGEAELARIHAPIGLNLGSKTPAEIALAVLADILRIRSGIARDQL
- a CDS encoding NAD(P)/FAD-dependent oxidoreductase, whose translation is MANTPYPESYYAASANAVPPRPALQDDVETDVCVIGAGYTGLSSALFLLENGFRVTVLEAAKVGFGASGRNGGQIVNSYSRDIDVIERSVGPKQAQLLGHMAFEGGRIIRERVAKYNIQCDLKDGGVFAALTAKQMGHLESQKRLWERFGHTQLELLDQRRIREVVACDQYVGGMLDMSGGHIHPLNLALGEAAAIESLGGTIYEQSPAVRIERGANPVVHTPQGKVRAKFIIVAGNAYLGNLVPELAAKSMPCGTQVITTEPLGDELAKALLPQDYCVEDCNYLLDYYRLTGDKRLIFGGGVVYGARDPANIEAIIRPKMLKAFPQLKDVKIDYAWTGNFLLTLSRLPQVGRLGDNIYYSQGCSGHGVTYTHLAGKVLAEALRGQAERFDAFADLPHYPFPGGQLLRTPFAALGAWYYGLRDKFGM
- a CDS encoding Rap1a/Tai family immunity protein, with product MQASGTVYADDSGDGVKFLKSCKGLLNYWDGKPTEASYDAGAMGYCVGVVRGVRGTLQILGSELKDGRLKVCLPEDYTEQAGVRSVVNYLDDHPEKLTSLVESVTMLALRSSYPCR
- a CDS encoding DUF2214 family protein, with translation MLVHWFLAAIHLLAFALGFWAVLTRGTAFSRLAAGAGEARRVLLADNLWGISALILLVTGGMRAFGGFEKGTDYYLHQPLFHLKMTLFVLILIVELAPMITLIKWRIASARGAAVDTGRAKLYARISHVEALLLVLMVIAATGMARGVTFG
- the csrA gene encoding carbon storage regulator CsrA, whose amino-acid sequence is MLILTRKVGESINIGDDITITILGVSGQQVRIGINAPKNVAVHREEIYQRIQAGLTAPDKPQTP
- a CDS encoding SPOR domain-containing protein, with protein sequence MRKLVWVVAALVLAGCGEGKNVDAPKPQSAAVTAPAAVAPQWDLEVRGETPQAVSDLSGWLIEHAFVPTVIKDSSGKARILIGPFNSQAEAEARKVQVDAALVKAKKQNIESVVIEHPLTP
- a CDS encoding siderophore-interacting protein; the protein is MASANPYKLFDVILHRKTLLSPHMMRITLASPAVKEMATWAPDQRVKLFFSAADGSPARLAQGEGWYARFKAMIADRRPAMRTYTIRHLRAEQGEVDIDFVLHGETGPASRWALRAQPGDSMQILAPDRRFSARDAGGFEWKPPQILKQVLLVADGTALPAAMGILDELAAMAEPPLTQAFFEVDSPEDMLPVPDWAGLTVQWLIRGQASAGTLMVAAVQKAVPPIHASSIGQAVELAEVDIDKEILWEIAETASEGFYGWIAGESAAVMSLRRYLIKECGIARQSLNLMGYWRYNKAGS
- a CDS encoding endonuclease, producing the protein MSVRCFALLLLFITMGAQAGAPRTFTEAKKVAWKLYAPQSTEFYCGCKYTGNKVDLKACGYVPRKNAKRASRIEWEHIVPAWQFGHQRQCWQEGGRKNCTRYDPSYQKAEADLHNLVPSIGEVNGDRSNFSYGWLPVQSGQYGSCLTQVDFKAKKVMPRPSIRGMIARTYFYMSKQYGLRLSKQDRQLYEAWDKTYPVQDWERQRNQSVACVMGRGNEFVGPVNMKACG
- a CDS encoding DUF1654 domain-containing protein; the protein is MHVQLNKDNLVATSPDAPDAYERMGMRVQKIINSPTAQKAKAALIFRLPDEPMDEWERLLEEIDENDNVTLAYRDDGGVQIFWVVPKED
- a CDS encoding asparaginase, whose amino-acid sequence is MKSAFNTLVPGALALLLLLPTALQAKEVETQTKLANVVVLATGGTIAGAGASAANSATYQAAKVGVEQLIAGIPELSKLANVRGEQVMQIASESITNENLLQLGRRVAELADSKDVDGIVITHGTDTLEETAYFLNLVEKTDKPIIVVGSMRPGTAMSADGMLNLYNAVAVASSKEAHGKGVLVTMNDEIQSGRDVSKMINIKTEAFKSAWGPLGMVVEGKSYWFRLPAKRHTMDSEFDIKNIKSLPDVEIAYSYGNVSDTAYKALAQSGAKAIIHAGTGNGSVSSRVVPALQALRKDGVQIIRSSHVNAGGFVLRNAEQPDDKYDWVVAHDLNPQKARILAMVALTKTNDSKELQRMFWEY